Genomic window (Arachis hypogaea cultivar Tifrunner chromosome 13, arahy.Tifrunner.gnm2.J5K5, whole genome shotgun sequence):
CCTCTAAATTTTGTACAACTTATCttgaatgaaaattgggtccgtgaagtttatgaCGTTCAAAGAacgaacaaaaaattatttttaacgaaaaagttatgcgcgtcgaaaGTTTGGTATGAAAAAATAGTTTTCTGCAATTTAACAGCTTTTTAAAAAGAAATGACATTCATGTGTACACGGAGGGCATGCGTATGCGAGAATGTAAAATTTTGAATGCGTGCATATGCAGCATTGTTTATACATACGCGAACCAAGGCCTTTGCTCCAGATACCCACGTACGCAAGGGTGGTTCACGTACGCAACTTTGGCAAATTTTTTACCCATGCGTACGCAggtggcatgcgtacgcatggccaCCCTCTTTTGAAAAAGTTTCATTTTTGAGATTTAACCTATTCTCTAACTTTCCAAATCTCTTTAACACCTGTTTAGGGTCCGTTAGCGAGTTTTTAAGCTATGGAACAAGGGTGAACATGTTGAGTAAGTTAAGTAGACATTGAGAAGGAATTTCGAAGTGGATAACTAAGTTAATGAGGTATTGATAACACTGAATGAGAAGTAATTAATaaagatgatgataataatgatgaattGCAATTGAATgagatgatgatgaatgagtttGATTAGGATACGATAAGAATGATTATGATAATGAAAGATGACgatgattgatgatgaatatGTCTATGAATTCTCTTTGGTTGCAAATGGTGACAGGGTACATATTCTAATGGTGACAAGGCACGTATTCACTCTAATAGTGATAGACCACATATtctctctaatggtgacaggacaCTCTCCCTCTAACGATCAGCCGATGTACTGAGATGATTGTACACAATAGAGAGACAATATCCGGgtagctaccggacatgttgggtttggctatataaccgacaaatgagactcatcagccctaggacaggcatacatcatatgcatttatatgttttgcttgagtGTACATTGTTTTGGCTTGCCTATCTGCTTAACTATACTTATTTGCTACTTGCTCTACTTGTTGTATCTGTGTTTTCTTTGTTTGAATTGTATATGTATGtatctgagagatccctcatatGGTGGTGGCATGATGAGGGTTGTTCCACTCAGTGATTAGGAGGTTAAAGAGACAAAAGGTGAAGAATTAGATTAGTATCGGAATTCCTTAGATAGAGTACCGAATTTCTGATTTAGTATAATCTTTAAGTTAAAATCAGAGTGCcagagttctaggaatgcctctaaTTTTTTCGcgaccttatatattatctatgtggaTGCCTTAACTATACTGAGAACTAATTCCCATTCCATATATATTCTGCTattttttttagatgcaggtcgagaggcacctcactGAGTATTCTGGAGACTCTTTGGAAGCAAAGAACTCTTTTGGGACTTGGTGTTTtgtattatgtttatttatatgtgTGTAAATAGATTCTCCGCCCTGTATTTTTGTGTaagtccctcctagaggttgacaATGGAGAAATAGGTGTTTATATTGTAGTTTgagttatgtttatatatatatatatagttatactCTGGCCGGCCTTAGCTTTACAGGTCAAGTCCGGACGAGTGTGATGCGATTTTCTGTTTTGACTTTgtttagcttcttcttcaaggctcctagttataatttctttaatttaaactatatttatatacGTGTTTtctattttagaggtcataatacctcaccacctcttctttacgacttaagcataaggctctgtgtgatagAATATTATAATATTCATCAACCATAACTaagccatagtgtttacctcctaggctttgagttctagTAAGACTAAAAAGATTAATGTGTAGCAACTCCAAAGGTCTTTTAGTTGAAACATCTTGGATTTGAAAGAACTTTTAGTTTGTTTACCCATTTGACAAGTATCACAAGTAATGTCTTTTCGAGTTGAATTTTAGGAAGACCTCTAACTAAGTTCCTTTTGACAAGTTTAGAGATTTTgaaacatgctagcatgtcccaaaCAGGCTTGCAAtattatttgtgtataaatatatatgtgatttaatttatttttaatatatatttatattctaacatatattttatactagtaattgattttgatggctgattttggtgtacaagtAGCATTACTCTATTCTATATTATCATTCATCACATAAAGaatggtgtcaaatgaaatagaaacaaatgaattaaatatgtattaaatattaagttggaattattatataaatataaagaaaTAATCTAAATATTGGATGAATAtagtttattaatatatagaaggTATAATCTCaatagttgattttttttatataacaacaaatttagttacttattttatttttttattagttaaaatgtgtttttaaatatttattttttgtaatataattaaatatcaatataatAAAAAGAGATTAATTTCTCATTCCATATAacatgtataaaattttttattcataaattaaaaaattaaatgatgaaCAGTCCGACTTCACGCAAAAAACACACTGTAATTTTAAAGGACACGATCTTTGCATGTGTTCTAAAATACTATAACACAAATATTGTTATAATACACGATCCAAAATATTGTTATAACAACCTTCATTCCCACTTCGTTGAACGACTAGTTCTCTCCACTTCTCTCTCTTTCACTGCTCCTCCTTCACACTTCTGATctcagtttttattttttcttcgttattctcaCTCTAGTTACATGGACATGAATGGGCGCGCCATCGGTCATCCGCCTGCCAACCGCCATCTCCACTTGCCACCCGCCAACCGCCAACCGTTGGCGTGTCCGTTCATGTACATGTAGCTATAGTGAGAATAACGAAGGAAAAAGGAAAACTGAGATCAGAAGTGAAGGAGGAGCAGTGAGAGAGAAGTGGAGAGGACTAGTCGTCCATCGAAGTGGGAATGAAGTTGTTATAACAATATTTTGGATCATGTCTTTTGTAAAATTATAACAACACGTGTGCTATGTATTTTGGAACACATGCAAGGATTGTGTCCTTTAAAATTACAGTGTGTTTTTTGCGTGAAGTCGGGGATGTTCatggtttaattttttaatttatgaataaaaattttatacatattatatgGAATGAGAAATTAATCTCTTTTTattatattgatatttaattatattacaaaaaataaatatttaaaaacacattttaactaataaaaaaataaaataagtaactaaatttgttattatataaaaaaatcaactatTGAGATTATAccttctatatattaataaactaTATTCATCCAAATATTTAGATTAtctctttatatttatataattattccaacttaatatttaatacatatttaattcatttgtttctatttcatttgATACCATTCTTTATGTGATGAATGACAATATAGAATAGAGTAATACTACTTGTACACCAAAATAAGCCATCAAAGTCAattactagtataaaatacatgctaaaatataaatatacattgaaaataaattaaatcacatatatatttatacacaaatacatgctacattttgttctttaaatttctctaaagtaagaccatacacattattacatctTCTTGTAACAAATAAAATGTCACCAAATTTTTCATTAACAACTAAGCATTCCAACCTTTTGAAAGTAATCTAATAACTCAAATCACATAGTTGACTAATGCTTAGAAGGTTGTGCTTTAATCCATCAACCAAGAATACATTATCTATGAAGGTGAAAAAGTTTTACCTACTTTACTTACGGCTATGATTTTTCCCTTTTCATCCACTGAAAGTTACGAATCCTCCATCGTACTTATTGAGTTTGATGAAGAATGTAGACTTTTCGgtcatgtgccttgagcatccactatccaagtaccatataTCCTTCTTTTTCTTGGATACAAGACAAATTTACACAATACTTTAGGTGACCTtaggtattcaaatcaatttgGATCTTTTGATGTTAAAATATCTTGGTTGTCCAAGAACATTGAAATTATTAACAACCTTATAcactttatttctaatttttttttaaataaaacattGATGAGATCAATGACCATGTTTTTTGCATGTTTGACAATGATTCCTTTTTGCTAATTTTTTCAAGTGATGAAAGGTTTGAAATCATTTGGTTTTAAAAGTTGAAGCTTCAATTtcaacaaaatatttttcaaaaatagcttcaTTCTAGTCATAATATTCTAGCCCAAATTTTTCAAATAAGGGTTTTTGACTAGTTAGTAGTTTGTCCAAGGtttcagaactttgagtaaatttagctatgttttaatttaaactttcaatcattttatttttagatttaagctatttattttttttcaattaaatcaacATCTTTggtttcacttagtttttctttAAGGAATGCATTTTCTGCTTTTAAAGAATCATTTTCAGATTCATATTTTTagcatttattcaaaatttttctaaCATGTCCAGTTAAATCATTAATcatttgatggagtttttcatTAGTTAGGATGTGGTAGTTTACCTCTTCAACTTGATCTTGATTAGCCATAAAGCAATCATGAGCTTCATGTTCAGATTCTTCTTTTCATTGGAGTTATTTTCCAAGTCCTTGTACTTCTTCATCTTGTCTTCCTTCTTGAACTTGGGACTGTCATACTTGAAGTGATCGGCTTCCATGCAGTGATGACCAATGATCTTACTAAGGTCTCTCTTGTGTTCTTTTGAGTTTGAacctttgtttttttctttgcttttcatGAGCCTCCTTAGCCTTCTAGTAAAAAATACAATTTCGTCATCTGATAAACTTTCATTAGAATCATCTTCTACTGAATCAATGCAAGATTTTAAGGCGACTCCTTTTTTCTTCGAGTCTCGGTTCAAGTGGGTGGATTCATAGGCCAACAGTTTGCCTCTCGACCCATCATATGATATTTGGTTTAGGTTATTCCTTTTAGAGATGAAAATATATTTGGTTTTCCACTCTTTGGTAAGACTTCTCAGTATTTTTCTCACTAGTGAGTCATCCCCATAGCATCTAAGCTATTGATGATGACCGAGAATCTCTCGAATATTTTATCGATAGTTTCTCCTTCTTTTATTGTGAATATTTCATATTCTTTTCTTAGCATATCGATCcttgttttctttacttgttcaGTGCCCTCATGAGTGACTTAGgatttatcccaaatctcttttgtTGTTTTACACCTTAATACCTTCTGGTACTCCTCAAAACTAATTGAGCAGTAcatcatgttgattgcctttgtGTTCATCTCCACCATTTTTTTTGTCTTCATCGTTTTATTATACTTCTTTTTTGGGAGTCACAACTCCTTCAACACTTGTTTTAGTTGAAACTTGGGAACCATTCATGATGATCTTTCAAATATTGTAATAAACGTATTGTACAAATATCTGCATTCTTTTTTTTCAGTAGTTGTAGTTGTTGCCTTGTAGAAGGGATGTCTATTGTTGGACTGACCCTCAGTGAGTGTGTAAGTCAAGACGTTCGAACTCATATTATTAGTCATTTGATCTTTGCTCCAAGTTGTAAAACTTGATTTCTTGAAACCAAGCTCTGATACTAATTAAAAGTTTATCAACCTAAGACTATAATGTTAGTCATTATcgaattattatttttgtttctttaaactcaacaaattggtTTAGATTTATAATTGTTAGTGAATGGATCCAAACCAATCCAAATCAATTTGGATTGGATCGGTTCAGATGATTGAATatccaattgaaaataaaattaaaaaaaaaaacttaaaaaaaaattaaaaataatctaaatactataaatatataataataatattaaaaaaagtaatatattatcaatttaaacttaaataattattataatttgaattttaaaagattttagaattaaaaaataaatttatatatattattaaattttatttttttaattaatattaaattaatcgAATAATTAAATTGATTCGGATCTACAATTTTAAGATTAATACCAAAACTAATTAAAGTTGGATTTAACTGAGTCTGATCTAATTGTATTTAATTATCCATCGAATCCAAAAGGTACTATAATCGTTTCGATTTAGTTTGAAATGGGTAATCAAATTACCCGTACTCATTATGACGAGGAATAGTCACATGTGGCATAGGAAATTTATTTGCTGAGAAAATGAGTAGTTAGTAGAAACTATTGGTCTGAGTTCTACACTCAAAAAACAACGGATTAGACATGCTTTCAATTGAGGTTTAATAAACACATGATGGTGTCACTCACCAAAGTACACTATGGTATAACACTTCCCCAGTTCATTCTTGGTGGCAAGtacaaataaagtaaaagaagcttttcttttcttccatggCATAGTTCGCAAGGTGAATTTTAGGATGTTTATAATTTAGTGTCTAAATTttgcttaatttattttttatgataatttttaactctttttaataaattagacaaaTACTTTTAAACACTATATCAATCAGCCTAATCGTAAAAGCCAttactacttatcaattatttttaaaaatacaaaaatatgcatataatattttttcaaataattataaAACGGAAGAGCATGACAGAGACACACAAACACAGAAAACGAGGGTGAGTGAGTGACTAATAAAGTTATGCAGAAATTTAGTCACTGGAAATGGAAGGAAGCCGCGTTCACGTTCACGTTTTTTGTTTCTCCTTCTTTGGTTTTTTGGATTCTCCATTTCTCTCcctttactttctttttctctcctcattgGTCATTGCTCGTTGCCCTGACCCTCTCTGCAACAAGCTTACACTGTCAAAGTACTCATTAACCACACTGTTACCCTCTTTGATTTCATCAATGGTGCCCATTTCTCATAAATCAACACTACACACTCCACAATGAAATGGGTGTAATCTTGTAAAGGGGTAATGGGTACTGCAAACTCCAAACCCCAAAAGAACGAAGCTTTGACCCTCTGCAGGGATCGCAACCGATTCATCAAGGTCGCCGTTGATTCCAGGTATGCTCTCGCCGCCGCACACGTTTCTTACATTCAATCTCTTCGAAACGTTGGCATTGCTCTCCGGAGGTACTCTGAAGCTGAGGTCTTGGTGGAGTCTTCTCTCTCAATTTCAGATAAAACCCCATCTCAATGTAGCTACCTTTCTCCATCATCACCACCGTCACATCTTGCTGAGGTAGAGGTTGATGCTTCTGACTCACCATTGCCAGAATTTCATAGTCCCCTTTCCCCTCCTGTGACTACACTCAGTTACATGAGGTCAGGGGGGAATGCTTCTGTCACTGTTAGGGTCAATGCTTGTGGGGGTGACAGTTTTTTGGATGATGAATCCAATGTATTCACAATGCCCCCACCACCACCTCCTCTTCCCGAGTCAGGTGAATCTTGGGATTTCTTTGACCCTGTGGAGGACAATGAGAGCTTCAGGTTTGTAGGGCATGCTACTAGTGAATGTTGCCATGAAGAGGAAGGTGGTTCAACTGTGTTTGGAGCTGCTAGGGATCAATGGTTAGGTGTTGGTTCGGATAGAAATGGCACGATGAAGCTGAACTCGGATGAGAAGCATAGTAGAAATTTTGGTGGTGTTACAAAGGAAAATGAGTATGGCAGTTCATATGGACACTGTTCTGATCATTCAGTAGTTTCTAGAGGAGTTGGAGGTAGCAAGCAAGTGGCTGATGTTGGAGTGAAGCAGCTAGAATCAACTAGCAATGGGGGTGTTATGAAAGAGAATGTAGTAGGCAATGGTGGTGTTGGAAGGTCCAGTTCAAAGACGGAGAAGAACATAGCTGGTAAAGATTTGTGTGCGCAAAGAGAGGATCCATCAGAGTTCATCACTCACAGAGCTAAAGATTTTCTCTCAAGCATAAAGGATATAGAGCACCGGTTCATTCGAGCTTCTGAGTCTGGTAGGGAGGTGTTGAGGCTGTTAGAGGCAAATAAAATCATGGTTGGATATTCGGAGGCAAAAGGTATTTCCTTGGTTGTTATATCATTCCAGATACGTACTTGTGTCTGAATTTGCAACTTAATTACAACAAATTGTTAAGACATATTCTCAGTGAAGTTTATTTACTAGTCTCCATCACATTTCTTCTGATAGGGAAGTCATCCGCTGCGGCTTTGATCACATCTGTCCAGCCTGCTTGTTGTGGCAGAAAGACTACACCTATCTTCCAGGGTAAATTGCAGCTCAATTTTGTAATTGATACTCAGTAAACAACAGTTCAATGATTGGTTTAGCCATGGTTAAGTTGGTTAATGAGTAAATACTAGTTTGAGCTATATGATGAAGCATATGTAAGGTTTTTCCCCCTTGTAACAAAGCTTTGAGACAGTCATAATGATGTTTGATTTGAAGCAGTTTGATATTTTTCTTGAGCAACAAGCTGTCTATTTctatcaaaattttctccttttctttatacCTAGTCAATGTTTCCTAGAAGATGAATATTTATGAGGGACTAAATTGTCACCTTTTGTGCAGAGCCTGCACAGAAAATTATTAGCTGGAGGCGAACAGCATCTTCTCGGTCATCCTCATCTAGGAACCCTTTAACACCAAGATCGAAGGAAGACATTGATGACAGTGGAAGTGACTTTGCTGAAGAATTCTGCATGATTGCGGGAAGCCATTCATCCACCCTTGACAGACTGTATGCCTGGGAGCGAAAACTCTATGATGAAGTAAAGGTACTATTACAGTTattgtaaaggaaaagtgaaGGGCTTCATGGCTTGAGTAATAAAATCATAagcatgtttttttatttattatctatttgaCTTGATGGAATCATAAATGCATGCACATCCAAAATTTGTGTTTttaattcttcttcctcttgatcaTAGGCTAGTGAATCCATCAGGAAGAACTATGATCGAAAATGTAGCCAGCTTAGACATCAATTTGCAAAAGATCAAAGCACTCATGTGATTGACAAAACCCGGTCTGTTGTAAAGGATCTGCATTCACGTATAATAGTGGCTATTTATTCTGTTGATACCATATCTAAACGAATTGAGAGCATCAGGGATGAAGAGTTGTACCCACAACTTTTTGAATTAGTAGAAGGGTAAGTTGAGGACTTCAGATCTTTATGTTTATATTAACCATTTTCTATCCTTAAAGATTTGCACCATTGACAACTAAGGTTGACAACTATAGCTGCTCTTGGCTGTGCAGATTAACCAGGATGTGGAAGGCCATGCTGGAATGCCATCATGCACAGTACATCACCATCTCCTTGGCATATCATTCTAGGAGCTCAACAGGAACCTTGCAAGGCGAGGTGCGCAGAGATATATTGGTGCAGCTTCATGAAGA
Coding sequences:
- the LOC112733297 gene encoding uncharacterized protein, whose protein sequence is MGTANSKPQKNEALTLCRDRNRFIKVAVDSRYALAAAHVSYIQSLRNVGIALRRYSEAEVLVESSLSISDKTPSQCSYLSPSSPPSHLAEVEVDASDSPLPEFHSPLSPPVTTLSYMRSGGNASVTVRVNACGGDSFLDDESNVFTMPPPPPPLPESGESWDFFDPVEDNESFRFVGHATSECCHEEEGGSTVFGAARDQWLGVGSDRNGTMKLNSDEKHSRNFGGVTKENEYGSSYGHCSDHSVVSRGVGGSKQVADVGVKQLESTSNGGVMKENVVGNGGVGRSSSKTEKNIAGKDLCAQREDPSEFITHRAKDFLSSIKDIEHRFIRASESGREVLRLLEANKIMVGYSEAKGKSSAAALITSVQPACCGRKTTPIFQEPAQKIISWRRTASSRSSSSRNPLTPRSKEDIDDSGSDFAEEFCMIAGSHSSTLDRLYAWERKLYDEVKASESIRKNYDRKCSQLRHQFAKDQSTHVIDKTRSVVKDLHSRIIVAIYSVDTISKRIESIRDEELYPQLFELVEGLTRMWKAMLECHHAQYITISLAYHSRSSTGTLQGEVRRDILVQLHEEIEIFGLSFANWINSHTSYVEAVNGWLQNCILHPRERSKSRRPFSPRRVLAPPIFVLCRDWSVGIKALPSEELSQAIRNFLSDLHHLMEHQNDQLLKKQNESEGSTAEAESKTIEDNEDESANLCCIQASLTKLLDRLTKFSEASLKMYEDIRQKSEAARTAYHNCRTMKADKC